A window of the Megalopta genalis isolate 19385.01 chromosome 2, iyMegGena1_principal, whole genome shotgun sequence genome harbors these coding sequences:
- the LOC117225359 gene encoding phospholipid scramblase 1 isoform X3, with translation MRIVTVEGEAEVDDLNRATSENVISGETIEMQENVLDYPYPIHSGPNIITSQPYGQVQESRRETYQNSLDWISTPRPQLSILSGTNFLGNVEQLVIQQVVDLSTLLGRTERRLQYRVKIPRGETLFLAMLVDTEVGLSTPLLCSELIPRCGDFDLNVVDQFGQPAFKMKISSRWTCPLSKLRKITVGNANLIGTVEQNFTIIGPSFTVYDDARNELCNVIGPNICGCCMYKEAHFQVKSNISFTA, from the exons ATGCGAATTGTCACGGTTGAGGGTGAAGCGGAGGTCGATGACCTTAATCGCGCGACATCCG AGAACGTCATATCCGGCGAGACGATAGAAATGCAGGAGAACGTGCTGGACTATCCGTATCCCATTCATTCGGGACCAAACATTATCACGTCGCAGCCCTATG GCCAAGTCCAAGAGTCGAGGAGGGAGACCTACCAGAACTCGCTGGATTGGATATCAACCCCGAGACCTCAGCTGAGCATACTGTCGGGAACGAATTTTCTGGGCAACGTGGAACAGTTGGTGATCCAGCAGGTCGTCGACTTGAGTACAC TGTTGGGCAGAACGGAAAGACGCCTCCAATACAGAGTTAAAATCCCGCGAGGGGAAACATTGTTTCTGGCTATGTTGGTGGACACAGAAGTCGGATTATCGACTCCGCTCTTGTGTTCGGAACTGATTCCGCGCTGTGGGGACTTTGACCTGAACGTTGTCGACCAATTTGGCCAGCCGGCGTTCAAGATGAAGATAAGCTCGAGGTGGACATGTCCATTGAGCAAGTTGCGC AAGATTACAGTCGGAAACGCAAATCTCATAGGGACGGTGGAACAAAACTTCACTATAATTGGACCAAGTTTTACGGTTTACGACGACGCCCGCAACGAACTTTGCAACGTCATCGGACCGAACATATGCGGCTGCTGCATGTACAAGGAAGCGCATTTCCAAGTAAAGAGCAACATTTCGTTTACCGCATAA
- the LOC117225359 gene encoding phospholipid scramblase 1 isoform X1: MRIVTVEGEAEVDDLNRATSENVISGETIEMQENVLDYPYPIHSGPNIITSQPYGQVQESRRETYQNSLDWISTPRPQLSILSGTNFLGNVEQLVIQQVVDLSTLLGRTERRLQYRVKIPRGETLFLAMLVDTEVGLSTPLLCSELIPRCGDFDLNVVDQFGQPAFKMKISSRWTCPLSKLRKITVGNANLIGTVEQNFTIIGPSFTVYDDARNELCNVIGPNICGCCMYKEAHFQVITNDGTHQIASLMHQWDNTLRDYVLLISFPEATDIKLKSLILATAFLLVHMYFEQVRPKSLRT; the protein is encoded by the exons ATGCGAATTGTCACGGTTGAGGGTGAAGCGGAGGTCGATGACCTTAATCGCGCGACATCCG AGAACGTCATATCCGGCGAGACGATAGAAATGCAGGAGAACGTGCTGGACTATCCGTATCCCATTCATTCGGGACCAAACATTATCACGTCGCAGCCCTATG GCCAAGTCCAAGAGTCGAGGAGGGAGACCTACCAGAACTCGCTGGATTGGATATCAACCCCGAGACCTCAGCTGAGCATACTGTCGGGAACGAATTTTCTGGGCAACGTGGAACAGTTGGTGATCCAGCAGGTCGTCGACTTGAGTACAC TGTTGGGCAGAACGGAAAGACGCCTCCAATACAGAGTTAAAATCCCGCGAGGGGAAACATTGTTTCTGGCTATGTTGGTGGACACAGAAGTCGGATTATCGACTCCGCTCTTGTGTTCGGAACTGATTCCGCGCTGTGGGGACTTTGACCTGAACGTTGTCGACCAATTTGGCCAGCCGGCGTTCAAGATGAAGATAAGCTCGAGGTGGACATGTCCATTGAGCAAGTTGCGC AAGATTACAGTCGGAAACGCAAATCTCATAGGGACGGTGGAACAAAACTTCACTATAATTGGACCAAGTTTTACGGTTTACGACGACGCCCGCAACGAACTTTGCAACGTCATCGGACCGAACATATGCGGCTGCTGCATGTACAAGGAAGCGCATTTCCAA GTAATTACCAACGACGGTACTCATCAAATTGCGTCTTTGATGCACCAATGGGACAATACGCTTCGTGATTATGTTTTGCTCATCTCGTTTCCGGAAGCCACAGATATCAAATTGAAGAGCTTAATTCTCGCCACTGCGTTCCTGCTG gTACATATGTATTTCGAGCAGGTAAGACCAAAGTCGCTACGGACCTAA
- the LOC117225359 gene encoding phospholipid scramblase 1 isoform X2, with translation MACTGRESIEEWLENVISGETIEMQENVLDYPYPIHSGPNIITSQPYGQVQESRRETYQNSLDWISTPRPQLSILSGTNFLGNVEQLVIQQVVDLSTLLGRTERRLQYRVKIPRGETLFLAMLVDTEVGLSTPLLCSELIPRCGDFDLNVVDQFGQPAFKMKISSRWTCPLSKLRKITVGNANLIGTVEQNFTIIGPSFTVYDDARNELCNVIGPNICGCCMYKEAHFQVITNDGTHQIASLMHQWDNTLRDYVLLISFPEATDIKLKSLILATAFLLVHMYFEQVRPKSLRT, from the exons AGAACGTCATATCCGGCGAGACGATAGAAATGCAGGAGAACGTGCTGGACTATCCGTATCCCATTCATTCGGGACCAAACATTATCACGTCGCAGCCCTATG GCCAAGTCCAAGAGTCGAGGAGGGAGACCTACCAGAACTCGCTGGATTGGATATCAACCCCGAGACCTCAGCTGAGCATACTGTCGGGAACGAATTTTCTGGGCAACGTGGAACAGTTGGTGATCCAGCAGGTCGTCGACTTGAGTACAC TGTTGGGCAGAACGGAAAGACGCCTCCAATACAGAGTTAAAATCCCGCGAGGGGAAACATTGTTTCTGGCTATGTTGGTGGACACAGAAGTCGGATTATCGACTCCGCTCTTGTGTTCGGAACTGATTCCGCGCTGTGGGGACTTTGACCTGAACGTTGTCGACCAATTTGGCCAGCCGGCGTTCAAGATGAAGATAAGCTCGAGGTGGACATGTCCATTGAGCAAGTTGCGC AAGATTACAGTCGGAAACGCAAATCTCATAGGGACGGTGGAACAAAACTTCACTATAATTGGACCAAGTTTTACGGTTTACGACGACGCCCGCAACGAACTTTGCAACGTCATCGGACCGAACATATGCGGCTGCTGCATGTACAAGGAAGCGCATTTCCAA GTAATTACCAACGACGGTACTCATCAAATTGCGTCTTTGATGCACCAATGGGACAATACGCTTCGTGATTATGTTTTGCTCATCTCGTTTCCGGAAGCCACAGATATCAAATTGAAGAGCTTAATTCTCGCCACTGCGTTCCTGCTG gTACATATGTATTTCGAGCAGGTAAGACCAAAGTCGCTACGGACCTAA